Proteins encoded together in one Vigna angularis cultivar LongXiaoDou No.4 chromosome 5, ASM1680809v1, whole genome shotgun sequence window:
- the LOC108319863 gene encoding CRS2-associated factor 1, chloroplastic-like gives MDVLLKVAIQLPIFCPHINHNPTRERCSTELRFSHWNNANAEKFNQRRRTLHEIEEEICRTRRNIAADNIINTVTTAAVSPTSETFKSLGTPSAPSQPSILGKKSKYSKPPPKPKSLLDWHPVVSRVERLEFQPGPENVKIGEDGVSYVVEGAPFDFRFSYTETPKANLMKLREPPFAPFGPPTLPRPWTGRNPVPPSQTTVREFHLLDPSPSDENGAELVRLAMPIWESREEVLGEPLSKDEINGLVKRAEKSSRQLHIGRDGLTHNMLENIHTYWMRSTVCKIKCRGVCTVDMDNVCQQLEERTGGKIIYRHFGTVYLFRGRNYSYETRPQFPLMWWRPVSPVYPKLIKRVPKGLTLDEATEMRQKGRVLMPIRKLAKNGVYWDLVTNVREAFEQCDLVRINCQELNTSDYKKIGAKLKDLVPCILLSFEDDHILMWRGPNWRPSLPNPRDDDTKATKIIVDSGNSNKLTLGVRKLSATCLQNNRTEHLCSEPLDTRILSNSDNLSLHKTVLCLTENSNPPVSDVSGAASLPMKTCEVEITEDVMAFSCTPQMVPGTNKSSASIVADPHSNNFLDGSEADVCEPSSCAPCTKGLLLLLDQAVEQGCALVLDDKFLDDDYIYQTTMAFSKSTPPEPLYKLSDRL, from the exons ATGGATGTGTTACTGAAGGTGGCAATCCAGTTACCCATATTTTGCCCACACATCAACCACAACCCGACCCGCGAACGTTGTTCCACGGAGCTACGTTTTTCGCATTGGAACAACGCCAACGCAGAGAAGTTCAACCAGCGCCGCCGGACGCTCCATGAAATCGAAGAGGAAATTTGCCGCACTCGCCGCAACATCGCGGCAGATAACATCATTAACACTGTCACTACTGCCGCTGTTTCCCCCACTTCCGAAACTTTTAAATCTCTCGGAACCCCCTCTGCACCGTCGCAACCTTCTATTCTGGGGAAAAAATCGAAATACTCTAAACCACCTCCAAAACCGAAGTCCTTGCTTGATTGGCATCCCGTGGTTTCACGAGTAGAGAGACTTGAGTTTCAACCGGGGCCGGAAAATGTGAAAATCGGTGAGGATGGAGTGTCTTACGTGGTCGAAGGCGCACCGTTCGACTTCAGGTTCAGTTACACGGAGACCCCGAAAGCGAATCTGATGAAATTGCGGGAGCCACCATTCGCACCGTTTGGACCGCCAACCTTGCCACGGCCATGGACAGGGCGGAACCCAGTACCGCCGAGCCAGACAACTGTGAGAGAGTTCCACTTGCTCGATCCGTCGCCATCAGATGAGAACGGAGCTGAACTAGTCCGTTTGGCCATGCCGATTTGGGAGTCGAGGGAGGAGGTGTTGGGAGAACCGTTGAGTAAGGATGAGATCAATGGCTTAGTTAAGAGGGCGGAGAAATCTTCGCGCCAACTACATATtg GCAGGGATGGTTTGACACATAACATGTTGgaaaacatacatacatattgGATGAGGAGCACTGTGTGCAAGATAAAATGCAGAGGAGTGTGTACCGTCGACATGGATAATGTGTGCCAGCAGTTAGAG GAAAGGACTGGGGGGAAAATCATTTACCGACATTTTGGCACAGTGTACCTTTTCAGGGGGAGAAACTACAGCTATGAAACACGACCACAATTTCCTCTTATGTGGTGGAGACCAGTGTCTCCAGTATATCCTAAGCTGATTAAACGAGTTCCAAAAGGTTTAACACTTGACGAAGCAACTGAAATGCGTCAAAAGGGAAGGGTCTTGATGCCCATCCGCAAACTAG CAAAAAATGGTGTATATTGGGACCTTGTGACTAATGTCAGAGAGGCATTTGAACAATGTGACCTTGTGCGAATAAATTGCCAAGAACTAAATACAAGTGACTATAAAAAGATTGGAGCAAAACTAAAG GATCTAGTTCCATGTATATTGCTTTCATTTGAAGATGACCACATACTTATGTGGAGAGGACCAAATTGGAGGCCCTCTTTACCAAATCCCAGAGATGATGACACAAAAGCCACTAAAATTATCGTTGACAGTGGAAATTCCAATAAATTGACTCTAGGTGTCCGAAAATTATCAGCGACGTGTCTACAAAACAATAGAACTGAGCATCTATGCAGTGAACCTCTTGACACAAGGATTTTATCTAATTCAGATAATTTGAGTTTGCACAAAACTGTGCTTTGTCTCACAGAAAATAGCAATCCACCTGTGTCTGATGTTTCTGGTGCTGCTTCACTCCCTATGAAAACATGTGAAGTTGAAATCACAGAAGATGTCATGGCCTTTTCTTGCACACCACAAATGGTACCGGGTACCAATAAAAGTTCTGCCAGCATTGTAGCAGATCCTCATTCAAACAACTTTCTTGATGGTTCAGAAGCAGATGTTTGTGAGCCATCAAGTTGTGCACCTTGTACAAAAGGACTTTTATTGCTGTTGGACCAAGCTGTTGAGCAAGGCTGTGCTCTTGTTTTAGATGATAAATTTTTGGATGACGACTACATTTATCAAACCACTATGGCTTTTTCTAAATCAACTCCACCTGAACCTCTTTATAAACTGTCAGACAGGTTATGA
- the LOC108339099 gene encoding beta-glucosidase 42 produces MRERLGDQLPKFSEEDKKLLLNKLDFIGLNHYTSRFISHVTESAGGNYYYKVQETKRTVEWEGGETIGEKAASEWLYVVPWGLRKVLNYVSQKYATPIFVTENGMDDEDSDDSPLHAMLDDKLRVRYFKGYLASVAQAIKDGVDVRGYFAWSLLDNFEWAQGYTKRFGLVYVDYKNGLSRHPKSSAYWFSRFLKAGENKNGKEE; encoded by the exons ATGCGTGAACGACTTGGAGACCAACTTCCCAAGTTCTCTGAGGAGGACAAGAAACTTCTCTTGAATAAATTGGACTTTATTGGTCTAAATCACTATACGTCAAGGTTTATTTCTCACGTGACAGAAAGCGCTGGAGGAAACTACTACTACAAGGTGCAGGAGACAAAAAGGACTG TGGAATGGGAAGGTGGCGAGACCATAGGTGAGAAG GCAGCATCAGAGTGGCTTTATGTTGTTCCCTGGGGTCTTCGGAAGGTTCTCAATTACGTATCACAAAAATATGCTACTCCCATATTTGTGACAGAGAACG GTATGGATGACGAAGATAGTGATGACTCGCCGCTACATGCGATGCTAGATGACAAACTTAGAGTTCGCTATTTCAAGGGATATCTTGCATCAGTTGCTCAGGCTATAAA GGATGGAGTAGATGTGAGGGGCTACTTTGCATGGTCTTTACTGGACAACTTTGAATGGGCTCAAGGTTATACCAAACGCTTTGGATTGGTATATGTAGACTATAAAAATGGACTCAGCAGACACCCTAAATCATCTGCGTATTGGTTTTCACGGTTTCTGAAAGCTGGGGAAAACAAGAATGGTAAAGAAGAGTAA